Proteins encoded together in one Desulfosporosinus meridiei DSM 13257 window:
- a CDS encoding UvrD-helicase domain-containing protein — MPKLANPLDHEERLKLQQELFVNFLVDAGAGSGKTTTLVGRMVNLVKSGCVTTQQIAAITFTRKAACELRERFQTTIEKAYREEKNSCIKEKLQQSLVDLDQCFLGTIHSFCASLLTERPVEAGLDPEFEELAPVEEIVLQQEAWESYLMDVKLNSSHLQETLDDIGVPTGELKEAFITLSQYPDVTMVCTEVPKPDLKPAVETLKNLVERAINDIPNEEPEKGWDHLQKAILKASRFFKFFDLNKDVNIVNLLKAFDKEFSVTQNRWISKDEAKRYRDEFNEFAVNILSPMLQTWREYCHYILMEFTIPAVKFYEQVRFKQSKLNFQDLLLKTRNMLRDHPEVRAYFQSKYPRLLIDEFQDTDPIQAEILFYLTGQDIYQKDWHILIPYPGSLFVVGDAKQSIYRFRRADIDTYNLVKNLIIQSGGEVVQLTTNFRSVNALGHWINPIFETIFPVQESSYQAEFSPLRTIRPNGKGSDYGVKVLNIPAEFTKKDEILNADAEMIAQFIRWSLDGNLKLTHPSDQTNKEEIRQAQPEDFMILLRFKDGMDLYARALEKFKIPFSMTGGSSLGDSLELAELYKLLRLLSDPDDQLLMVGVLRGLFFGISDDDLFQIKQAGGYFRIYSNVPEGLHEDLETRYGKALDKLKKYLQWAGKMMPSVAIEKIIADLGMIPYVLGFAKSESGASYFYQVLEFLREAERNGKTRFDQIVTEFNMIMSSSIEEELSLTSKEKNVVRLMNVHKAKGLESSVVFLAQPFKEVSQKADIHIRRHGTEPEGYYVFNRKLGYHSECIAQPDRWSVYENEELRYLQEEECRLVYVAGTRSKNLLIISRSLKDRDLRKNPWALLLHGSSVENELNASEIDIVGVNIPDDIGTYVKPQELIAAREHFSEWVSDLAKPSYQIVSTTGLKEQVIDLSVKRGAGGGKAWGTVIHQVFEELIKGNDDIDSVITLALQENEESLERKEEVYTVVEEFCRTDLWQRITQAESKYTEVPFSLQIDNGHPLNVYVKGENEKPIILSGIIDLAFKENGEWVIVDYKTDRVNEESDLDRLREFYEPQVKMYCEVWDSIIGESCQEGQLYFVEKNQIKNAFS; from the coding sequence ATGCCTAAATTGGCTAATCCACTGGATCATGAGGAAAGACTTAAACTTCAGCAAGAGCTATTCGTAAATTTTTTGGTTGACGCAGGCGCTGGCTCGGGAAAAACAACAACCCTAGTTGGTCGTATGGTAAACCTAGTAAAAAGTGGTTGTGTTACAACCCAACAAATTGCTGCGATTACATTTACACGCAAAGCTGCCTGTGAACTTAGAGAACGATTTCAAACAACTATCGAAAAGGCCTATCGGGAAGAAAAAAATTCATGTATTAAAGAAAAGCTTCAACAGTCACTGGTTGATTTAGACCAGTGTTTCCTAGGAACCATCCATTCCTTTTGTGCGTCTCTTTTGACGGAACGACCAGTTGAGGCAGGGCTTGATCCGGAATTTGAAGAGCTCGCTCCCGTTGAAGAAATCGTTCTTCAACAGGAGGCCTGGGAAAGTTATTTAATGGATGTTAAATTGAATTCTTCTCATTTGCAGGAAACGTTAGATGATATCGGCGTACCAACCGGTGAATTAAAAGAAGCCTTTATAACTCTTTCTCAATATCCTGACGTAACTATGGTTTGTACAGAGGTACCTAAACCAGACTTAAAGCCTGCCGTGGAAACTCTGAAAAACTTAGTTGAGCGAGCGATAAATGATATTCCCAATGAAGAACCTGAAAAAGGATGGGATCATCTTCAAAAAGCCATTCTCAAGGCAAGTCGCTTTTTTAAGTTTTTTGACCTTAACAAAGACGTTAATATTGTCAATTTGCTAAAGGCATTTGATAAAGAATTTAGTGTTACTCAAAACCGCTGGATTAGTAAGGATGAAGCAAAGCGGTATAGAGATGAGTTTAACGAGTTCGCGGTTAATATTTTAAGCCCTATGCTGCAAACATGGAGAGAATATTGTCATTACATATTAATGGAGTTTACGATTCCTGCTGTGAAGTTTTATGAACAGGTCAGGTTTAAACAATCTAAACTCAATTTCCAAGACCTGTTGTTGAAAACGCGCAACATGCTGCGTGATCACCCTGAGGTCAGGGCTTACTTCCAAAGTAAGTATCCAAGGTTATTGATAGATGAGTTTCAAGATACCGACCCGATTCAGGCGGAGATCTTGTTCTACTTAACGGGTCAGGACATCTATCAAAAAGATTGGCACATACTGATTCCTTATCCCGGTTCCCTCTTTGTGGTTGGCGATGCCAAACAATCAATTTACCGTTTTCGTAGAGCAGATATAGATACCTATAACCTCGTAAAAAACCTTATTATTCAGAGCGGGGGAGAAGTTGTTCAACTCACGACCAATTTCCGGTCGGTTAATGCGTTGGGCCATTGGATCAACCCCATCTTTGAAACGATCTTTCCGGTGCAAGAATCATCCTACCAAGCGGAATTTAGTCCGCTTCGAACCATAAGACCAAATGGTAAAGGGTCTGATTATGGCGTTAAAGTTTTAAATATCCCCGCAGAGTTCACGAAAAAGGACGAGATTCTAAATGCTGATGCAGAAATGATTGCCCAGTTTATTCGTTGGTCGCTGGATGGAAACTTAAAACTTACGCATCCAAGTGATCAAACGAATAAAGAGGAAATTCGTCAAGCACAACCTGAGGACTTTATGATTTTACTGCGATTTAAAGATGGAATGGATCTTTATGCACGTGCGCTCGAAAAATTCAAAATTCCGTTTAGCATGACTGGAGGTAGTTCGTTAGGAGACTCTCTAGAATTAGCAGAGCTTTATAAACTGCTTCGATTATTGTCTGACCCGGACGATCAACTACTAATGGTAGGTGTACTAAGGGGATTGTTCTTTGGCATAAGTGACGATGACCTTTTTCAGATCAAGCAGGCCGGCGGTTACTTTAGAATTTATAGTAATGTACCAGAAGGACTACACGAAGATTTAGAAACACGCTACGGAAAGGCATTAGACAAGCTCAAAAAATACCTGCAATGGGCCGGAAAAATGATGCCTTCGGTTGCCATCGAAAAGATAATTGCAGATCTCGGCATGATCCCTTATGTTTTAGGGTTCGCGAAAAGCGAAAGCGGAGCTTCCTATTTCTATCAGGTATTAGAGTTTTTGAGAGAAGCTGAAAGAAATGGTAAAACACGCTTCGATCAGATTGTTACAGAGTTTAATATGATCATGAGTAGCTCGATTGAAGAAGAACTGAGTCTTACGTCAAAGGAAAAAAATGTTGTTCGTCTAATGAATGTACATAAAGCCAAAGGTCTTGAGTCATCTGTGGTTTTTCTTGCTCAGCCGTTTAAAGAAGTCTCTCAGAAGGCTGATATTCATATTCGCCGTCACGGAACTGAACCAGAGGGATACTATGTATTCAATCGTAAGCTGGGTTATCACTCAGAGTGTATTGCACAACCTGACAGATGGAGTGTTTATGAAAACGAAGAGTTGCGATATCTGCAAGAAGAGGAATGTCGATTAGTTTACGTTGCGGGGACTAGAAGTAAAAACTTACTTATTATAAGCCGAAGTCTCAAAGATAGGGACTTAAGAAAAAATCCCTGGGCATTGTTGCTGCATGGTTCTTCTGTTGAGAACGAACTTAATGCATCCGAGATTGATATAGTCGGTGTAAATATTCCTGATGATATCGGAACCTATGTTAAACCGCAAGAACTTATTGCTGCTCGTGAGCATTTTTCCGAGTGGGTGTCTGATTTGGCAAAACCTAGCTACCAAATCGTATCAACTACAGGCTTAAAAGAACAGGTAATCGATTTAAGTGTTAAACGTGGAGCAGGAGGTGGTAAAGCTTGGGGAACTGTCATTCATCAAGTATTTGAAGAACTTATCAAGGGTAATGATGATATTGATTCTGTAATAACCCTAGCTCTACAAGAAAATGAGGAATCTCTTGAGCGCAAAGAAGAAGTTTATACGGTCGTCGAAGAATTTTGCAGAACCGATTTGTGGCAAAGAATTACTCAGGCTGAATCAAAATATACTGAGGTACCATTTTCGTTGCAAATTGACAATGGTCATCCACTCAATGTTTATGTTAAAGGAGAAAATGAAAAACCAATTATTCTATCAGGTATTATAGACTTGGCCTTTAAGGAAAATGGCGAATGGGTGATTGTTGATTATAAGACGGACCGAGTCAACGAAGAAAGTGATTTGGATCGATTAAGAGAATTTTATGAACCACAGGTGAAGATGTATTGTGAAGTTTGGGATTCTATCATTGGCGAAAGTTGCCAGGAGGGTCAACTATATTTCGTGGAGAAAAATCAAATCAAAAATGCCTTCTCTTAA
- a CDS encoding helix-turn-helix transcriptional regulator: MPKSSNQKLKLLYLHKILQKKTDEQHTMTVQQMIAELAALGIKAERKTIYDDLEALRLFGVDLMCRKSKTHDYYVNGKTFEFPELKLLVDAVASAKFITEKKSGELIKKIETLASEYEAKDLRRQVLISGRTKTENEKIYYNVDVLHRAIADGKQISFRYFDIGVDKKKHYRDGHRTASPYALSWENEKYYLIAFYEKYDGISHFRVERMEEIAILESDILQPPEGFSLREYSKRVFSMFGGEEHEITLCFDNSLVGVVYDKFGQDVAIKSPGKDNFKITVRVAVSPSFYAWLFQFGNLVKIEAPAWARQELIGMASDIVSEV, translated from the coding sequence ATGCCTAAGTCATCGAATCAAAAGTTAAAATTACTATATCTCCACAAAATTTTGCAAAAGAAAACAGATGAGCAGCACACCATGACAGTACAGCAAATGATCGCTGAACTTGCTGCACTTGGAATTAAAGCAGAGCGCAAAACCATTTATGATGACCTCGAAGCCCTTCGGCTATTCGGGGTTGATTTGATGTGCAGAAAAAGTAAAACCCATGATTATTATGTGAACGGAAAAACCTTCGAGTTCCCGGAACTGAAACTGCTGGTAGATGCGGTTGCGTCCGCTAAGTTTATTACAGAGAAAAAGTCCGGCGAGCTGATTAAAAAGATTGAAACTCTTGCAAGCGAATACGAAGCAAAAGACCTGCGCAGGCAGGTACTAATTTCAGGTCGGACAAAAACCGAAAATGAAAAAATATACTACAATGTAGATGTTCTGCATCGGGCAATCGCTGATGGAAAGCAGATCTCATTCCGTTATTTTGACATCGGTGTGGACAAGAAGAAACATTACCGTGACGGACACAGAACCGCCTCACCCTATGCCCTGTCATGGGAAAATGAAAAATACTATTTAATTGCGTTTTATGAAAAGTATGATGGTATTTCTCACTTTCGAGTGGAACGCATGGAGGAAATTGCGATCCTCGAAAGCGATATCCTCCAGCCGCCTGAAGGTTTTAGCCTGAGAGAATATTCGAAAAGAGTGTTTTCCATGTTTGGCGGAGAGGAGCATGAGATAACTTTGTGCTTTGACAACAGTTTAGTTGGCGTTGTTTACGATAAGTTTGGTCAAGACGTGGCGATCAAAAGTCCTGGCAAAGATAATTTCAAAATAACTGTAAGGGTAGCAGTCAGTCCGTCCTTTTATGCGTGGTTGTTCCAGTTCGGAAATTTAGTAAAGATTGAGGCACCAGCATGGGCAAGACAAGAACTGATTGGCATGGCTTCAGATATTGTCAGTGAGGTGTAA
- a CDS encoding DUF6361 family protein yields the protein MQIGFIDFSKEERNKILATLKLLGTQTALDELGIGVIRDAYADILFPGISTIQTRAKYFVLIPYLFKRAANQKLSSGRAVHKWLTANEDKMVETLVRNSDSKETGIIGKNALKQKRAVKMKPSSIYWNGLRTFEIVRSAGISFSAACNVTWSSAQKKNEAEPKTDGDSFDDMTAGQGNSVLFSPILPDYDFEKTAAITLTRKEAEFLADKITKALLSQNTLFAFLIEHKLNCNSFDEIPVDILAHEMRHDYLLAKDFSDFIIGAHIRYNIIFSNYQDEEMVDEFNSWRTMFVNRDFDLAAVLDRISCNYATVKFCADFLDSVYKNDLQAMDEMIIAREKAVKGDRAKLCKPNEYQYNFDRPVHFYRLDFRFGTAKTIIDDIIKGLEG from the coding sequence GTGCAAATCGGCTTTATCGATTTTTCTAAAGAAGAAAGAAATAAAATACTGGCTACGCTGAAGCTGCTCGGAACACAAACAGCATTGGATGAGCTTGGCATCGGAGTCATTCGGGATGCCTATGCAGATATTCTCTTCCCTGGTATTTCTACCATCCAAACAAGGGCAAAGTACTTTGTGCTCATTCCATACCTGTTTAAAAGAGCAGCAAACCAGAAACTATCTAGCGGTAGAGCGGTTCATAAATGGCTAACTGCCAATGAAGATAAAATGGTGGAGACGCTAGTACGCAATAGCGACAGCAAGGAAACCGGCATTATCGGAAAGAATGCATTAAAACAAAAACGGGCGGTCAAGATGAAGCCATCCAGCATTTATTGGAACGGCCTGCGAACCTTTGAAATTGTACGCAGTGCAGGTATTTCATTCAGTGCGGCCTGCAATGTCACTTGGTCGTCCGCTCAGAAGAAAAATGAAGCTGAACCTAAAACCGATGGTGATAGCTTTGATGATATGACAGCAGGACAAGGAAATTCCGTTTTATTTTCTCCTATCCTGCCGGATTACGATTTTGAGAAAACAGCCGCTATTACACTCACGCGCAAAGAAGCAGAGTTTTTAGCGGATAAAATTACAAAAGCCTTACTGTCCCAAAATACACTGTTTGCATTTTTAATCGAGCATAAACTTAACTGCAACAGCTTTGATGAGATTCCAGTGGATATTCTGGCGCATGAAATGAGGCATGATTATCTACTGGCAAAAGATTTTTCCGATTTTATCATTGGTGCGCACATCCGCTACAACATTATTTTCTCCAATTATCAGGATGAGGAAATGGTGGATGAGTTTAATTCCTGGAGAACTATGTTTGTAAATCGCGATTTTGATCTTGCTGCCGTTTTGGATCGCATTTCGTGTAACTATGCAACCGTAAAGTTCTGCGCAGACTTTCTTGATAGTGTTTATAAAAATGACTTGCAGGCGATGGATGAAATGATTATTGCAAGGGAAAAAGCCGTCAAGGGCGACCGCGCCAAGCTCTGCAAGCCAAATGAGTATCAGTATAACTTTGACAGGCCGGTGCATTTTTACAGGCTCGATTTTCGTTTTGGTACAGCCAAAACCATCATAGACGACATCATCAAAGGATTGGAGGGATAA
- a CDS encoding phospholipase D family protein, translating to MAMFDTAHNRLSYGELLQPELGYKLDFAVGLTYSLDLEALLGVPVSLGLLDEADSELMRSPFYLLEAIRKSSDSLAIFCNAGGIALPQKIQSIYSLLENSVFEIKLSNRQNFHPKLWFIKYTNDDGHSYIRLLVLSRNLTFDNSIDQCVAMQGEITRTKRNKNKPLADMLTFVGGYADKTKKQKIAKLADDILHVKAFDIEHPFEDYEFLPLGISGYDKEKTKLFNSKYDIFVVSPFLSDNVINELSKCPYNKVLVTRKASVSPSVINSFNSVYITKDILNDNEFGVKQDIHAKLYFTITNEGNFLYIGSANASHNAFHKNVEFLLKLKYKPNCVGFKTFFSDFIHDENCPYEKIEAAPEKIPADAVQDAIDKAFKEAIYALKGAKVVVSGDSYDIQVDSKELKTEEAVKIAPLQRQDLLQSLLPQTLFKGMLLRELSEFYILWVQGQKIVIKIETKGIPTERDNAIYKSIINTETKFLSYVSFMLSEDYAAGVLEESEYLRLMQSDENESANAPFFAAVYEKMLKVVHQNPARLKEVADVIKRLDKDIVGNEFLEMYKQFELAARRLKNDTKGFSKGYRQSDTSSVSRRSKQNTACR from the coding sequence ATGGCAATGTTTGATACAGCACACAATAGATTAAGTTACGGAGAGCTTCTGCAACCGGAGTTGGGATATAAGCTTGATTTCGCTGTTGGCCTTACCTATTCCCTTGATCTCGAAGCTTTACTCGGCGTCCCCGTGTCGTTGGGCCTGCTGGATGAAGCAGATTCGGAACTAATGCGAAGCCCCTTCTACTTGCTGGAAGCAATTCGCAAAAGCAGTGACAGCCTCGCAATCTTCTGTAATGCGGGAGGCATTGCTTTACCGCAAAAAATACAGAGTATTTATTCGCTTTTAGAAAACAGTGTGTTTGAAATAAAACTTTCGAACAGACAGAACTTTCATCCAAAGCTATGGTTTATTAAATACACAAATGATGACGGTCACTCTTACATAAGGCTCCTTGTGCTCAGCCGTAATTTGACCTTTGATAACAGTATCGACCAATGTGTTGCGATGCAGGGTGAGATTACACGGACAAAACGCAATAAGAACAAGCCCCTCGCTGACATGTTGACCTTCGTTGGCGGGTATGCAGATAAAACAAAGAAGCAGAAAATTGCAAAGCTTGCAGATGATATTTTGCATGTTAAGGCGTTTGATATAGAACATCCCTTTGAAGATTATGAGTTCCTGCCTCTCGGCATAAGTGGGTACGATAAGGAAAAAACCAAACTGTTTAACAGCAAATATGATATTTTCGTTGTCTCTCCGTTTTTGAGTGACAATGTAATTAACGAGCTGTCAAAATGCCCCTACAACAAGGTGTTGGTAACGAGAAAAGCATCGGTTAGTCCATCGGTAATCAATAGTTTTAACAGCGTTTACATCACAAAGGATATTCTAAATGACAACGAATTTGGTGTAAAACAGGACATTCATGCTAAGCTCTATTTCACCATAACCAATGAAGGAAATTTCTTATACATAGGTTCAGCCAATGCCTCTCATAATGCGTTTCACAAAAATGTAGAGTTTCTGCTTAAGCTCAAATATAAGCCGAATTGCGTTGGATTCAAAACCTTTTTTAGTGACTTTATTCATGATGAAAACTGCCCGTATGAAAAAATCGAAGCTGCGCCCGAAAAGATACCAGCGGATGCGGTGCAGGATGCGATTGATAAAGCGTTCAAAGAAGCCATCTATGCCTTGAAAGGCGCAAAGGTAGTTGTAAGCGGCGACTCTTATGACATCCAAGTGGACTCAAAGGAGCTGAAAACAGAAGAAGCGGTGAAAATTGCTCCGCTGCAGCGGCAGGATCTGCTTCAGTCGCTTCTGCCGCAAACGCTGTTTAAAGGGATGTTACTCAGAGAACTGAGTGAATTTTATATTTTGTGGGTGCAAGGGCAAAAGATCGTCATAAAAATTGAAACCAAGGGCATTCCGACAGAGCGTGACAATGCGATATACAAAAGTATTATCAATACCGAGACAAAGTTTTTATCCTATGTGTCGTTTATGCTCTCTGAAGATTACGCTGCTGGGGTGCTGGAGGAATCGGAGTATCTGCGTCTGATGCAGAGTGACGAAAATGAATCGGCAAATGCACCTTTCTTTGCTGCTGTATATGAAAAGATGCTCAAAGTGGTTCATCAAAACCCAGCTCGGCTAAAAGAGGTTGCAGACGTGATAAAACGACTTGATAAGGACATCGTAGGCAATGAGTTTTTAGAGATGTACAAGCAGTTTGAACTTGCGGCAAGGAGGCTAAAAAATGATACCAAAGGATTTTCAAAAGGCTACCGCCAATCGGATACTAGCAGTGTTTCGAGGCGGTCAAAACAGAATACTGCTTGCCGATGA
- a CDS encoding DEAD/DEAH box helicase: MIPKDFQKATANRILAVFRGGQNRILLADEVGLGKTIIASDVIRQVSDWHRHEKNDDHFKVIYICSNINIANQNARKLGIRDLMNVSESRLSMQHLKIYQNRGRDRSYEQLIPLTPATSFSMTSGCGNQEERALMYAHLKRLIMFKGYTAKLFQFLAYDAEKYWQWYVDTYEERVQQCDSNGSSYLYEIGMELTKRLEADSELVDNILSNCTSRSPSKKYESRSLINALRRIFAQISLDKLEPDLVVMDEFQRFRDLIVPTDDEQGMLTRQFLQNTDTKVLLLSATPYKPYSTLEEISADENAEHYKEFMDVMRFLFYDDEAHQSFQKVWQDYSSSLCEISKGDFTVLLARKNTAEDALYKSICRTERFNSGIIDDSDAREVSISDGDILSYSEIQSLLDEISARSKRPLRYRNVPMDYVKSSPYLLSFMESYQLKKQITDYFSKYHDFGLVKGPNSKCLLLKKSTIHNYQPIAANNARLVKLKDVVFEGGKNSTENLLWIPPSKSYYRTGSIFDKNKDYSKILVFSSWEMVPRMVSVMLSYEAERLTIGKLFHNAKLKRGRGYFATREERRFGITRLKNETEDIVCHVSGTLARLYNPDEHIGKDIKQIRRELAEKLQPKLNAVKAKYKLSESGAAGAKSLIELIKALDSNPSATPSTIPAGAVGILVNMAIGSPAICAYRLFNSNEVITRALAKKVFVSLFNKAESSAVLDLLYGSKGDDSYYENVFRYCVDGNLQAMLDEYAHILGEHGEALADAMIDAFSDTASLQADTLESFTGAEKEKPRLRTHFAVGYFNARVSNENVQRTEKIRKAFNSPFRPFVLSTTSIGQEGLDFHFYCRKVMHWNLPSNPIDLEQREGRINRYKCLAVRQNIAHKYSSEKTWDAMFEKAAQTEKGDLPDLVPYWCLTDGEAAPVKIERIVPMYPLSQDRLRYNRLIKILSLYRLTLGQPRQEELIEVISREIAGKIDNQLFINLSPFYK, from the coding sequence ATGATACCAAAGGATTTTCAAAAGGCTACCGCCAATCGGATACTAGCAGTGTTTCGAGGCGGTCAAAACAGAATACTGCTTGCCGATGAGGTTGGACTTGGAAAAACCATCATTGCCAGTGATGTCATAAGACAGGTTTCGGACTGGCATAGGCATGAGAAAAACGATGATCACTTTAAGGTGATTTATATCTGTTCTAATATTAATATCGCCAATCAAAATGCGAGGAAGCTTGGCATCAGAGACTTGATGAATGTTTCTGAAAGCCGCTTGTCCATGCAGCACCTCAAAATCTATCAAAACAGAGGGCGAGATCGCAGTTATGAGCAGCTCATTCCGCTGACGCCGGCCACCTCCTTTTCTATGACCTCCGGCTGCGGCAATCAAGAGGAACGTGCTTTGATGTACGCTCACCTCAAGCGACTGATTATGTTTAAGGGATACACAGCAAAACTGTTTCAGTTTCTTGCTTATGATGCGGAAAAGTATTGGCAATGGTATGTGGATACATATGAAGAAAGGGTGCAGCAGTGCGACAGCAACGGCAGCAGTTATCTCTATGAAATAGGCATGGAGCTTACGAAACGGCTTGAAGCTGATAGCGAGCTTGTAGATAACATCCTTTCAAACTGCACATCGAGAAGCCCGTCCAAAAAGTACGAGAGTAGATCACTGATCAACGCTCTTCGGAGGATCTTTGCTCAAATCAGCCTTGATAAGCTGGAGCCTGATCTGGTTGTCATGGATGAGTTTCAACGCTTCCGCGATTTGATTGTCCCCACCGATGATGAACAAGGAATGCTTACTCGGCAGTTTCTGCAAAATACCGACACCAAGGTACTGCTGCTGTCGGCAACGCCCTACAAGCCGTACTCTACATTGGAAGAAATTAGTGCCGATGAAAATGCGGAACATTACAAAGAATTTATGGACGTAATGCGGTTTCTTTTTTATGATGACGAAGCGCATCAAAGCTTTCAGAAGGTGTGGCAGGATTACTCCAGCTCTCTTTGCGAAATCTCGAAAGGTGATTTTACGGTACTGCTTGCAAGGAAGAATACTGCTGAAGATGCGCTTTATAAAAGCATCTGCAGGACAGAGCGTTTTAACAGCGGGATTATCGATGACAGCGATGCAAGGGAGGTTTCAATCTCAGACGGGGATATCCTGTCTTACAGTGAGATACAATCCCTTTTAGATGAAATCAGTGCCCGAAGCAAGCGACCCCTTCGTTATCGCAATGTTCCCATGGATTATGTAAAATCCTCACCCTACTTGCTCTCGTTCATGGAAAGCTATCAGCTCAAAAAACAAATTACAGATTATTTTTCTAAATATCATGACTTTGGACTGGTAAAAGGCCCGAATTCCAAGTGCCTGCTTCTGAAGAAAAGCACCATACATAACTATCAGCCTATAGCTGCAAATAACGCACGACTGGTAAAGCTAAAGGATGTTGTATTTGAAGGCGGTAAAAACAGTACTGAAAATTTGCTTTGGATTCCACCATCAAAGTCGTACTACAGAACAGGAAGTATATTTGATAAAAACAAAGACTATTCAAAGATACTCGTATTTTCCTCATGGGAAATGGTGCCGCGAATGGTATCGGTTATGCTTTCTTATGAAGCGGAACGGCTGACGATCGGCAAGCTCTTTCATAACGCAAAACTGAAGCGTGGCAGAGGATACTTTGCGACTAGGGAAGAACGTCGTTTTGGTATTACAAGGCTTAAAAACGAGACGGAAGATATTGTTTGCCATGTATCCGGCACTCTTGCACGGCTTTATAATCCAGATGAGCACATCGGCAAGGATATTAAGCAAATCAGGAGAGAGCTTGCCGAAAAGCTTCAGCCAAAGCTGAATGCAGTCAAAGCTAAATACAAGCTTTCCGAAAGCGGAGCTGCCGGCGCAAAGTCGCTGATAGAGCTCATAAAAGCACTGGACAGCAATCCATCAGCGACACCTTCGACTATCCCAGCTGGAGCTGTTGGCATATTAGTCAACATGGCAATTGGTTCACCTGCCATTTGTGCGTACAGGCTTTTTAATTCTAACGAGGTGATAACCAGGGCGCTTGCTAAAAAAGTATTTGTCAGCTTATTTAATAAAGCCGAAAGCTCGGCTGTTCTTGACTTGCTGTATGGCAGCAAGGGCGACGATTCCTATTACGAAAATGTCTTTCGATATTGTGTGGATGGTAATCTGCAGGCCATGCTGGATGAATACGCTCATATACTTGGCGAACATGGAGAAGCTCTTGCGGATGCGATGATCGATGCCTTTTCGGATACGGCCTCTCTGCAGGCAGATACGCTGGAATCCTTTACAGGAGCAGAAAAAGAAAAGCCGCGTCTGCGCACGCACTTTGCTGTTGGATATTTCAATGCTCGCGTTAGCAACGAAAATGTGCAGAGAACTGAAAAAATCCGCAAAGCGTTTAATTCACCATTCCGTCCGTTTGTGTTGTCTACTACATCAATCGGGCAGGAAGGATTGGATTTTCACTTCTACTGCCGCAAGGTCATGCACTGGAACTTACCGTCAAACCCTATAGACCTGGAGCAGCGTGAGGGACGTATTAATCGGTACAAGTGCCTTGCGGTGCGCCAGAATATTGCACACAAGTACAGCAGTGAAAAAACATGGGATGCTATGTTTGAAAAAGCCGCACAAACAGAAAAGGGAGATCTGCCGGATCTTGTTCCGTATTGGTGTTTGACGGATGGAGAAGCAGCTCCTGTCAAGATTGAACGTATCGTTCCGATGTATCCGTTGAGCCAGGACCGCTTGCGATACAATCGCTTGATTAAAATACTGTCGTTATATCGACTGACATTAGGCCAGCCGAGACAAGAGGAGTTAATTGAGGTAATTAGCAGAGAAATTGCCGGCAAAATCGACAATCAGCTATTTATTAATTTAAGTCCATTTTACAAATAG